The Telopea speciosissima isolate NSW1024214 ecotype Mountain lineage chromosome 11, Tspe_v1, whole genome shotgun sequence genome includes the window GGTCTGGTAAGTGTGTTACTGGAGTCAGGATATGTTTCTGCTGATATAATACAGTAAGGAATCAAATCAGTGAAAGAAGGTGCTTCTTGTGATTTTGTTCTTCTCTACAACTTGCATCACTATAAGAATTGTGGGGCATcaaactttttcttttaaaagctGGTTCAAGTGgggtttcttttccttttcccataaatattGATTctgaagaaagggaaaaggaatcaCAACATAACTTCCTGTTTGCTTTTGTTTAATTCTTAGGGAAGTTAATGAAATCTGAATTGCTTCTTGTGAATTGCAGACAAATCATTCCTCCCAAAACGGGATATGGAATGGTTCTTCTTCTGTCCCAGGGATCGTAAATATCCAAATGGTTCACGTACAAATAGAGCCACCGGAGCTGGCTATTGGAAAGCCACTGGAAAGGACCGCAAAATAGTATGTCAATCTGCTGTGTCTGGTTTTCGGAAGACCCTAGTATTCTATCGTGGACGAGCACCTTTAGGAGATCGGACGGACTGGTTGATGCATGAATACCGCCTTTGTGATGATCTTTGTCAAGGATCATCTGGTTTTCAGGTACATTCAACAATCTCATATTATGGAATAGCTTCAAGTGCTCAACATTAAGTTTCAGCTCTGACAGTATTTGGTTATTGAAATTCTCTGCAGGGAGCTTTTGCTTTGTGTCGTGTAGTTAAGAAGAATGATCATGGACAGAAGATGAGTGATCACCAAGGAGGACCCAAAGCCAGAAGGGCGGGGGTCACTTCTGCCAGAGGTAACTCCACGGTATCAGGGGTCTCAACTGAGCTCTTAAGCAACCCCAGTGAAAGTTCATCTCAAGCTTCTAACCTACACAATGGAAGTACCTATTCAAGCCCTGTTACTTCCCCTTTTGAAATTATTAGGGTGCCAGAGTTTGGGCAGGCATCAAACAAGACTGATGCAAAAGGCCTCTGGGTCTCACCTAATCTAATTCTGGACTCTTCAAAGGTAACTATATTGACAGAAAATAACACTAGACTTACAAGTCTAAGTGAGATAGCTCAGGAGTGTATCACATGATTTTCATCATCTTTAAGATGGATTGGGTTTTGAAATAGTTTTCTTAAACTGTTCCAGGACTTTTCACGGGATTATCCACAGGGTCAAGATGTTGGATCTGAATTTTTTCAACAACACGAGTTTCTGAACTCGGTACCTTCATGGCAACATTCCGATTCTGCAGAAATCTCTATCCCATCATCCTACTCTATCATGGAGGAAGTTGATCTCGCAGATGATCTAAGTCGAATGAGCTGTATGTCACCTTATTCAGGACCCATAAACTACATGAACTTTTATGGAGATGAGGATAGAACATATCAGAGCTTCAATTCAACTGATTCACAGAGAAACGAAGACCAGTACATCAATGGTATGACACTATATACAACATTTTCTAATGGGGCTATCTTATAAAGATCATTTGTTGCTCATTAATGCTTTTAATGCAGGGTATGAAGCTTGGAACTCCACTCCAATTTGCAGACAAAGCAGTGGAGATGGGAGTCTGGGAGAGTTAAGCGGACTATGGTTGCAAGAGGATAACTTGGTGATTGTGATGTGAGGATAGCCCTGAGTAGGGGTTGGCATAGATTATCTTATTATGCGATTACTACTGTAGTTGCTCAACAGGAGCTGGATCTCTGAGACAACGCCTTTTAATGATTGTTCTTGGAGTAAAATATTCCAAGTACCGCCTCCATTAGTATCCTAAGTAGAAAGTACCGGCGGCAATCACTTTTAACGATTGCATCTGGAGTTGTTCAATGGCTAAGTGTGTAACAGTTTCTTATCTATGCTCTAATGTAATAATGAACTTTAGTTTCATCACTAGCTGTCCCATGTATTATATAGTGCAAAAGTTTGAATTCTACTATTGCCTTTTCCCTCTTATGTGTCCTGTTGATAGGTCTGATCAAGTTTGAAAAAATTGTAGAAGTGGGATGCAATACACTTTCAGTGGAAGACCATCTAAACTTCAAAAATGCAATAATGTATCTAGGCAATTTGTAACATTAAAACTGCCATGAGTGaaaaacaaacaccaaaatATCGATCAATAAGATAAAAATACTCTAGGATATAGTGTATTAATGGATGATGTAGCAGCAACAAACTATACTTTCTCTTCAGGAACTGTGGATTCAGACAGTTGGAATATGGACTTGGAAGTAATAACAGATAAAATTCACTCTCTGAAGGACAAGagcttggaaaaaaaaaagcatattgTGAGGCTACTGTGTCAATGGTTGAGCTCTTGGCTGGTTCTCAAATGAATCATTTAAGTAGCCCAGTGTCCAGTTTATGGCTTCAGGTTTTATATAGTTTGGAACATCGAAATTAAGATAAAATAATCATAGCTAATACTATATATGCAGTTTTCCTAATACAGATTTAGCCCTGCAATACTGTACTAGGGGAAGTAATTCAAATTTCCATGCTGGATGAGCCTTATGCTGAATACAGTCATAGTTCATAAAGAATTCAGATGCATCATTTCTGTGGATCAATATACTTTCTTGAAAATGAAGACAAAGAAGATCTCTTTATTATCTAGTTACTCAGCATG containing:
- the LOC122646722 gene encoding NAC domain-containing protein 71-like, with product MGAASLPPGFRFHPTDEELVGYYLKRKIEGLEIELEVIPEIDLYKFDPWELPDKSFLPKRDMEWFFFCPRDRKYPNGSRTNRATGAGYWKATGKDRKIVCQSAVSGFRKTLVFYRGRAPLGDRTDWLMHEYRLCDDLCQGSSGFQGAFALCRVVKKNDHGQKMSDHQGGPKARRAGVTSARGNSTVSGVSTELLSNPSESSSQASNLHNGSTYSSPVTSPFEIIRVPEFGQASNKTDAKGLWVSPNLILDSSKDYPQGQDVGSEFFQQHEFLNSVPSWQHSDSAEISIPSSYSIMEEVDLADDLSRMSCMSPYSGPINYMNFYGDEDRTYQSFNSTDSQRNEDQYINGYEAWNSTPICRQSSGDGSLGELSGLWLQEDNLVIVM